A window of Methanolobus sediminis contains these coding sequences:
- the thsA gene encoding thermosome subunit alpha translates to MAGYGNQPIYIVDPSKERTTGKDALSMNIASAKAVASIVKTTLGPKGMDKMMVNIMGDITLTNDGATILEEMEIEHPTARMIVEVAKTQEKMAGDGTTSAVVMTGALLDKAQKLIETGVHPTVLVKGYAMATQKALETLNNYAVTVEKIDRDMLEKIAHTSITGKASEMARGHLAQICVDAIYAIENEGKVNVDKDIVMAKEVGGNIDDTELINGISIRKEALHNEMPRRIENAKIALIDTDLVFAKTNTNSKLHVDSAEQLFDFKEQEKANFRALIQKIIDTGANVVFCSKKMEDYALHFFKEANMYATRRVKDEDMEVLSYSTGAALVRNVNEITADDLGYAELVEQEDEHEEKTYIKGFKDARTMTILIKGGSEHVTDNIERVFDDALHVVKSVYEDGTIVPGGGASEIEVAQALRKYAASVEGREQLAISAFADAVEELPKAIAENCGFDTIDTIINLRAKHGTVKNAGLDVETGDVIDMLEKGIVDPLRVKTQAIKSASEAAIIVLRVDDMLRAREQAMMDVKPEHNVHNYDATGML, encoded by the coding sequence ATGGCAGGATATGGAAATCAACCAATATACATCGTTGATCCTAGTAAAGAGCGCACAACAGGTAAAGACGCATTATCAATGAACATCGCTTCTGCAAAAGCAGTTGCAAGTATTGTGAAAACAACCCTTGGTCCAAAAGGAATGGACAAGATGATGGTAAACATCATGGGCGATATAACCCTTACAAATGATGGTGCAACAATTCTTGAGGAAATGGAGATCGAGCACCCAACCGCAAGGATGATCGTCGAGGTTGCGAAGACACAGGAAAAGATGGCAGGTGATGGTACTACCAGCGCTGTTGTAATGACAGGTGCACTGCTTGATAAAGCACAGAAGCTCATAGAAACCGGTGTCCACCCGACAGTTCTTGTAAAAGGTTACGCAATGGCAACCCAAAAAGCCCTTGAGACACTCAATAACTACGCAGTTACCGTTGAGAAAATAGACAGGGATATGCTTGAGAAGATCGCACATACATCCATCACAGGAAAAGCATCTGAAATGGCAAGGGGTCACCTTGCACAGATCTGTGTTGATGCAATCTATGCTATCGAGAATGAAGGGAAAGTCAATGTTGACAAAGACATTGTAATGGCAAAGGAAGTCGGTGGAAATATTGATGATACAGAACTTATCAATGGTATATCCATCAGGAAAGAAGCACTTCACAATGAAATGCCACGCCGTATTGAGAATGCAAAGATAGCTCTTATTGATACTGACCTTGTGTTTGCAAAGACAAACACAAATTCTAAACTTCATGTTGACAGTGCTGAACAGCTTTTTGATTTCAAGGAGCAGGAGAAAGCAAACTTCAGGGCACTTATCCAGAAGATCATTGACACCGGAGCAAACGTTGTATTCTGTTCAAAGAAGATGGAAGATTATGCACTCCACTTTTTCAAGGAAGCTAACATGTATGCAACAAGACGTGTCAAGGATGAGGACATGGAAGTACTTTCATACTCTACCGGTGCAGCTCTTGTAAGGAATGTAAATGAAATCACAGCTGATGACCTTGGTTATGCAGAACTTGTCGAGCAGGAAGACGAGCATGAGGAGAAGACCTACATCAAGGGATTCAAGGATGCAAGAACCATGACGATCCTCATTAAAGGAGGTTCTGAGCATGTCACTGACAACATCGAGCGTGTCTTCGATGATGCACTCCATGTAGTCAAGTCAGTCTATGAGGACGGTACTATTGTTCCTGGTGGCGGTGCTTCAGAGATAGAGGTTGCACAGGCACTCAGGAAATACGCAGCAAGTGTCGAAGGCCGTGAACAGCTTGCAATCAGTGCATTCGCTGATGCAGTTGAAGAGCTTCCAAAAGCAATTGCTGAAAACTGTGGTTTTGACACAATTGACACTATTATCAATCTCCGTGCAAAACACGGAACTGTGAAGAATGCAGGTCTTGATGTGGAGACCGGAGATGTTATAGACATGCTGGAGAAAGGCATTGTCGACCCACTCAGAGTCAAGACACAGGCAATTAAATCCGCATCTGAAGCAGCAATTATCGTACTTCGTGTTGATGATATGCTCCGTGCAAGGGAACAGGCCATGATGGATGTCAAACCTGAGCACAACGTACACAACTACGATGCGACAGGTATGTTGTAA
- a CDS encoding DUF2119 domain-containing protein, whose protein sequence is MSYRILGQGKPVRLFVAGLHGDEWKDTSDILENIEAPQQGTLAVIPLVNNGNYISTLDDRYFSDIGIPIIEAVEELEPDVYIEIHSYSAENLEDLTGANRLKRIGVPAFSRLDHDVLLGSVAPYIRRKYFPQDALCLTFEIQKENPASKEYARKIINRMKEFTTRDEFLNCMLEKYPEQARKAIDDYKKFYGLSDDEL, encoded by the coding sequence ATGTCATACAGGATACTTGGACAAGGAAAACCCGTCAGACTATTTGTGGCAGGTCTGCATGGTGATGAATGGAAAGACACCTCCGACATCCTTGAAAATATAGAAGCTCCGCAACAAGGTACTCTTGCAGTTATCCCTCTTGTGAATAATGGTAACTACATTTCAACACTGGATGACAGGTATTTTTCAGATATTGGTATTCCTATCATAGAAGCCGTGGAGGAGCTTGAACCGGATGTCTACATTGAGATTCATTCATATTCTGCAGAGAATCTTGAGGATCTTACGGGTGCAAACAGGCTAAAACGCATCGGTGTGCCGGCTTTTAGCAGACTTGACCACGATGTGCTTCTGGGTTCTGTGGCACCATACATTCGCAGGAAATATTTCCCGCAGGATGCACTATGCCTTACTTTTGAGATTCAGAAAGAGAACCCAGCCTCAAAAGAATATGCAAGAAAGATAATTAACAGGATGAAAGAGTTCACTACAAGGGATGAGTTCCTTAACTGTATGCTTGAAAAGTATCCTGAACAGGCAAGAAAAGCAATTGATGATTATAAGAAATTCTATGGTCTTTCAGATGATGAACTTTAA
- a CDS encoding SAM-dependent methyltransferase, with translation MRLDAYLVETGFFKSRGRAKTAILNGSVRVDDIVVKKPSKDISADSVVDVDEGLDMPRGYFKLKRIQDATGLISPGDHVLDLGSSAGGFLMMASEIASSVKGVEFSRDFDTELGKVVSEKENVSVMFGDVFRIPLNEMSPEPVDVILSDMTLEPMDSLAALERVLPLLRDNGKLLQVIKMGKEKNSKPIIAKVESLGVKILDVLDSDRQEIYIIAQKTA, from the coding sequence ATGAGACTGGACGCATATCTTGTTGAAACAGGATTCTTTAAGTCACGAGGACGGGCCAAGACTGCCATACTTAACGGAAGTGTCAGGGTTGATGACATCGTTGTCAAAAAGCCCTCAAAAGATATCAGCGCGGATTCTGTGGTCGATGTGGATGAAGGACTTGATATGCCAAGAGGTTACTTCAAGCTCAAAAGAATACAGGATGCAACAGGTTTGATATCTCCCGGAGACCATGTGCTTGATCTGGGTTCCAGTGCGGGAGGATTTCTGATGATGGCATCTGAGATCGCTTCATCTGTAAAAGGTGTGGAATTCAGCAGGGATTTTGATACTGAACTTGGCAAAGTTGTCAGTGAAAAGGAAAATGTCTCCGTGATGTTCGGTGATGTGTTCCGGATTCCTCTGAATGAGATGTCACCGGAGCCGGTGGATGTGATCCTCAGCGATATGACGCTTGAACCAATGGATTCACTGGCAGCCCTTGAAAGAGTGTTACCGCTGCTAAGGGACAATGGTAAATTGCTTCAGGTCATCAAAATGGGAAAAGAGAAGAACAGTAAACCTATAATTGCGAAAGTTGAATCATTGGGTGTAAAAATACTTGATGTACTGGATTCGGACAGGCAGGAGATCTACATAATTGCGCAGAAAACCGCTTAA
- a CDS encoding DUF555 domain-containing protein, with translation MSNYHVTLEAAWLVRDVKSADDAIGVAISEAGKRLNPKLDYVEVDIGTTFCSSCEEPLSSVFIVANTAIVGLVLEMKVFDAESAEHAARISKSVIGRALRDVPLAVVDVEEFE, from the coding sequence ATGTCAAATTATCATGTTACACTTGAAGCCGCCTGGTTGGTTAGAGACGTAAAATCCGCAGATGATGCAATAGGAGTTGCAATTTCTGAAGCAGGAAAACGCCTGAATCCTAAACTGGATTACGTGGAAGTGGATATAGGAACAACATTCTGTTCTTCCTGTGAAGAGCCATTAAGCAGCGTTTTTATTGTTGCCAACACCGCAATTGTAGGTCTTGTTCTTGAAATGAAAGTTTTCGATGCAGAAAGCGCAGAGCACGCAGCCAGAATTTCAAAATCAGTTATTGGTCGTGCATTAAGGGATGTTCCTCTTGCTGTTGTTGATGTCGAGGAATTTGAATAA
- a CDS encoding type II/IV secretion system ATPase subunit yields the protein MMVSRDLIIEETIPVENEEVHKKNKGLSGLSALIANIKSGIHSVRHPRTTLPDYDSTRHGPLMKFKVPDGYQEIERYWVNEPYSFIAILEKGNIYYYHVVEPVLTLYEKDLLERVYDDLQDILSLGGVSTERNKETVLIEHALTLFNRYHASLEISSAYKIFYYLKRNFLGHDRINSLMLDPGIEDISCDGIDIPVFMYHNKYRNIKTNISFSEEELNSLVIKLCQKSGKHISVGEPMVDATLPDGSRLQATLGKEITTRGSSFTIRKFRGDPITPIDLVNYNTCNIEMMAYFWLAMENGDCAIFAGGTASGKTSLLNAVSLFIPPLSKVVSIEDTRELTLHHDNWIAGVTRKPLNINTAGEISMYDLLRSALRQRPEYILVGEIRGEEALTLFQAISTGHATYSTMHAGDVQTVVNRLDSPPLNVPHVMLQSLDILSIQVQTFVNNKRVRRTQSLVEFTGIDAKTGYIRINELYRWDPISDTFIKTGDSYTLNKVMVARGWDRTRLADELDKRVRILTYLLEKNMRDYVSISLVVQAYDANPEDVIEAIEADTLQTMIEQNM from the coding sequence ATGATGGTGTCCCGGGATTTAATTATTGAAGAAACAATTCCAGTTGAAAACGAAGAAGTCCATAAAAAAAACAAAGGACTTTCCGGATTATCCGCTTTAATTGCTAATATCAAGTCTGGAATTCATTCCGTAAGGCATCCACGCACCACGCTTCCGGATTATGATTCCACGCGACATGGTCCTCTGATGAAATTTAAAGTTCCTGATGGCTATCAAGAGATTGAGCGCTACTGGGTAAACGAACCTTACTCCTTCATCGCTATATTGGAAAAAGGAAATATTTATTATTATCATGTGGTTGAGCCAGTGCTCACCTTATATGAAAAGGACCTTCTTGAAAGAGTATATGATGACCTTCAGGACATTCTCAGTCTTGGAGGGGTCAGCACTGAGAGAAATAAGGAAACTGTACTCATCGAACATGCTCTCACTCTTTTCAACAGGTACCATGCAAGTCTGGAAATATCTTCAGCCTATAAGATATTCTATTATCTGAAACGTAATTTCCTTGGTCATGACCGTATTAACTCATTGATGCTGGACCCAGGTATAGAGGACATTTCATGTGATGGTATAGATATCCCGGTTTTCATGTACCATAATAAGTACCGCAATATCAAGACAAACATTTCTTTCAGTGAAGAGGAACTTAATTCTCTTGTAATAAAGCTCTGCCAGAAAAGCGGTAAGCACATCTCTGTCGGTGAACCAATGGTGGATGCAACCCTTCCTGACGGTTCACGCCTTCAGGCAACCCTTGGAAAAGAGATCACAACAAGAGGTAGTTCTTTTACTATCAGGAAATTCCGTGGGGATCCTATCACACCTATCGATCTTGTGAATTACAATACCTGCAACATTGAAATGATGGCTTATTTCTGGCTTGCAATGGAGAATGGAGATTGTGCCATATTTGCAGGTGGTACCGCATCAGGAAAAACATCTCTGCTCAATGCAGTTTCACTTTTCATCCCGCCCCTGTCAAAGGTTGTCTCTATTGAAGATACGAGAGAACTCACCCTACACCACGATAACTGGATAGCAGGTGTAACGCGAAAACCATTGAACATAAACACTGCAGGTGAGATCTCAATGTATGATCTTCTGCGTTCAGCCCTCAGACAGAGGCCGGAGTATATACTTGTGGGAGAGATCAGGGGTGAGGAAGCTCTCACTCTGTTCCAGGCAATATCCACAGGACATGCTACGTATTCCACAATGCATGCGGGAGATGTGCAGACCGTTGTCAACAGGCTTGACAGCCCTCCACTTAATGTTCCTCATGTAATGCTTCAGTCACTTGACATCCTGAGTATACAGGTGCAGACATTCGTCAATAACAAAAGAGTTCGCAGGACACAGAGTCTAGTGGAATTTACGGGTATAGATGCCAAGACCGGCTACATACGCATAAATGAACTTTACCGCTGGGACCCTATTAGTGACACTTTCATTAAGACCGGTGATTCGTACACACTGAACAAGGTTATGGTTGCCAGGGGATGGGACAGAACCAGGCTCGCAGATGAACTGGATAAAAGAGTCCGTATACTCACGTATCTCCTTGAAAAGAACATGAGGGATTATGTTAGTATATCCCTGGTAGTGCAGGCTTACGATGCAAATCCAGAAGATGTTATTGAAGCCATAGAAGCAGACACCCTGCAGACAATGATAGAACAGAACATGTAG
- the dph5 gene encoding diphthine synthase — protein MLTFIGLGLFDEKDISLKGLEAIKNADMVFAEFYTSRLMGSSLEELESLYGKKVNLLLREDVEISPDWLAEAKDKNVAFLTGGDTMVSTTHVDLRLRAKNLGIETKLIHGSSIASAICGLSCLQNYRFGKASTIPHPYTSSRGVTVISETPYDTIKLNKEHNMHTLVFLDIDKDKGYMTVNQALSLLLQVEEKRGEGIMENAIVVGIARAGSEAPVVKAGYAHDLKDEDFGEPLHILVIPASLHFIEAEALVGLLGAPSEILEGLDD, from the coding sequence ATGCTCACTTTCATAGGACTTGGCCTTTTTGATGAGAAAGATATCTCCCTGAAAGGACTTGAAGCTATAAAAAATGCTGATATGGTATTTGCTGAATTCTACACATCAAGACTGATGGGTAGCTCGCTGGAAGAACTGGAATCACTTTATGGAAAAAAGGTAAACCTGCTTTTAAGAGAAGACGTGGAAATATCCCCGGACTGGCTTGCCGAGGCTAAAGATAAGAACGTGGCTTTCCTCACAGGAGGCGACACCATGGTTTCCACAACCCACGTTGACCTGAGACTGCGTGCAAAGAACCTTGGTATTGAGACCAAACTTATACATGGTTCATCCATAGCCTCTGCAATATGTGGTCTTTCATGTCTCCAGAACTATCGGTTTGGAAAAGCATCAACAATTCCCCATCCATATACCAGCAGTCGTGGAGTCACAGTAATATCTGAAACTCCATATGATACTATTAAGCTTAACAAAGAGCACAATATGCATACCCTTGTTTTCCTTGACATCGATAAGGACAAAGGTTACATGACAGTGAACCAGGCACTTTCCCTGCTTCTTCAGGTAGAAGAAAAAAGAGGAGAAGGCATCATGGAGAATGCCATTGTTGTGGGTATTGCCAGAGCAGGTTCAGAAGCACCTGTTGTTAAGGCAGGATATGCTCATGACTTAAAAGATGAGGATTTCGGAGAGCCTCTTCACATACTGGTTATTCCTGCATCCCTTCATTTTATCGAAGCAGAAGCCCTTGTGGGTTTATTAGGTGCACCGTCTGAGATACTTGAAGGGCTTGATGACTGA
- a CDS encoding ATP-binding protein, with protein sequence MVRGSVGVIFGETGTFEFKVMVFDSSKVYRGAYVKVWHDASSDEKDHTWVLGQVMAIKRYSDSFSIEEAMKGQRADKSDDKIVAEVTIIGSRDETGMLRAPVIPFSPGSPIFAADEGLTRSVLGLTGNEMSIGMLEGTNIKVQLSVNSLVQKHCSILAKTGSGKSYTASVLLEELLDHNIPLLILDPHSEYSSLKVEGEGSEEDFRRFGVKPKGYGNSIKVYTPASKTINPDADELFRLNGMNLTVKDLTSIFPDNFSTTHTGILYEAIQKVRAEMETYTIEDIIFEVGNDKSKAKWNVINVLEQIRDTNILSPNPTSITELFQKGKAAVIDFKGVAPELQSMIVASLCSSLFEARKLNQIPPGMLVVEEAHNYAPEKGFSKTSSTDILRTIASEGRKFGLGMMVISQRPARVDKNVLSQCGTQVIMKVTNPNDLKAISKGLEGVTSYVEEELMRLPPGVAMLVSNEIERPVLVDIRIRKSKHGGESVNVLKAARTVTPPPPELVSSQSHEPSVPTPVRRPMPAANTVEAHEHDILDIPVVDSPGQDTNFTPPPKRQPSRPPRIEATNGEESDGGGKLFKKLFRANR encoded by the coding sequence ATGGTAAGAGGTTCAGTAGGCGTTATTTTTGGAGAAACAGGAACCTTTGAGTTCAAAGTAATGGTTTTTGACAGTTCCAAAGTGTACAGGGGCGCATACGTCAAAGTATGGCATGATGCGTCATCGGACGAGAAAGATCACACATGGGTACTTGGTCAGGTAATGGCCATCAAACGATACAGTGATTCATTTTCCATCGAAGAAGCCATGAAGGGACAGCGTGCTGATAAAAGCGATGACAAGATAGTTGCTGAAGTAACAATTATCGGTTCAAGGGATGAGACCGGAATGCTTCGTGCACCTGTTATTCCATTCAGTCCGGGAAGTCCGATTTTTGCGGCAGACGAGGGACTTACAAGATCAGTACTCGGACTGACAGGCAACGAAATGAGTATCGGTATGCTTGAAGGTACCAATATCAAAGTACAGTTAAGTGTCAATAGTCTTGTGCAGAAACACTGCAGTATCCTTGCAAAAACAGGAAGTGGTAAGTCATATACTGCGTCTGTACTGCTGGAAGAGTTGCTTGACCATAATATTCCGCTTCTTATTCTTGATCCTCATAGCGAGTATTCATCTTTGAAAGTAGAAGGTGAAGGCAGTGAAGAGGATTTCAGGCGTTTTGGTGTCAAGCCAAAGGGTTACGGGAACAGTATTAAAGTATATACTCCTGCAAGCAAAACAATAAACCCTGATGCGGATGAGCTTTTCAGGCTTAATGGAATGAACCTTACAGTAAAGGATCTGACTTCAATTTTCCCTGATAATTTCTCGACCACACACACTGGTATATTGTACGAAGCAATCCAGAAAGTGCGTGCTGAGATGGAAACATACACAATCGAGGATATTATTTTCGAGGTTGGTAACGACAAGAGCAAGGCAAAGTGGAATGTTATCAATGTCCTTGAGCAGATAAGGGATACAAATATCCTGTCGCCAAATCCTACTTCTATAACAGAGTTGTTCCAGAAAGGAAAAGCTGCTGTAATAGACTTCAAGGGTGTTGCTCCTGAACTGCAGAGTATGATAGTTGCAAGCCTTTGTTCAAGTCTTTTTGAGGCCCGCAAATTAAATCAGATACCTCCCGGAATGCTTGTTGTTGAGGAAGCTCACAACTATGCACCTGAAAAAGGTTTCAGCAAGACAAGCAGTACGGATATTCTCAGAACGATTGCATCCGAGGGTCGTAAATTCGGTCTTGGAATGATGGTTATATCCCAGAGACCTGCAAGGGTCGACAAGAATGTGCTGTCACAGTGTGGAACCCAGGTTATAATGAAAGTCACAAACCCTAACGACCTTAAGGCTATAAGCAAGGGTTTGGAGGGTGTCACATCCTATGTTGAGGAAGAACTTATGCGCCTGCCTCCGGGTGTTGCCATGCTTGTGAGCAATGAGATTGAAAGACCAGTGCTTGTTGATATAAGGATAAGGAAATCCAAGCATGGTGGTGAATCTGTTAATGTTCTCAAGGCCGCAAGGACTGTAACTCCGCCACCACCAGAGTTAGTATCAAGTCAAAGTCATGAACCGTCAGTTCCAACTCCTGTACGCAGGCCAATGCCGGCTGCAAATACAGTAGAAGCACATGAACACGATATTCTGGATATTCCGGTAGTCGATTCTCCGGGACAGGACACAAATTTCACACCTCCTCCAAAGAGGCAACCTTCAAGGCCTCCAAGAATAGAAGCCACAAATGGCGAGGAGTCAGATGGCGGGGGAAAGTTGTTCAAGAAGCTTTTCCGGGCGAACAGATAA
- a CDS encoding DUF357 domain-containing protein — translation MAADLNEKVKRYERLLREALEKAKVAPIPQSHMYTVAGDYRNMASSYYNDGLHFIEIDDPVNALVCFSYGHAWLDAGARLGLFDVDDDVLFTI, via the coding sequence ATGGCAGCTGACCTGAATGAAAAAGTTAAGAGATATGAGCGACTATTAAGAGAAGCTCTGGAAAAGGCTAAAGTTGCCCCTATCCCGCAATCTCATATGTATACAGTGGCCGGAGATTATCGCAATATGGCAAGTTCATATTATAATGATGGTCTTCATTTTATTGAAATTGATGACCCTGTCAATGCCCTGGTCTGTTTTAGTTACGGACATGCATGGCTTGATGCAGGAGCAAGACTTGGCCTGTTTGACGTCGATGATGACGTGTTGTTTACAATATGA
- a CDS encoding bile acid:sodium symporter family protein, protein MINKFTSLFPVWAILLSVVAFVYPSLFSSYKNAITPLLGVVMFGMGITLSANDFLLVLKRPKVIVIGTSLQYILMPLIAFILSYALNLPLEIMAGMVLLGACPGGTASNVICYLAKGDVALSITLTLVSTLLAFILTPALTWLYIGQAVPVEVGSMMLSIVKIVLVPVALGIILNTFFDKHIERFRHAFPALSVATIVFIIAIIIALNKESILVAGKLVIVAVILHNGFGLASGYLLSKTLGLDEKDARTIAIEVGMQNSGLSVALAVKYFSALAALPGALFSIWHNIMGSALAAYWSSDNDKTGL, encoded by the coding sequence ATGATAAATAAATTCACCTCCCTCTTCCCTGTATGGGCCATTCTGCTCTCAGTTGTAGCCTTTGTTTATCCTTCCCTCTTCTCATCATATAAGAATGCAATAACCCCGCTTCTGGGTGTTGTGATGTTCGGTATGGGTATCACCCTTTCTGCAAATGATTTCCTGCTGGTGCTCAAAAGACCAAAGGTCATTGTTATCGGAACCTCACTGCAGTATATCCTGATGCCACTTATCGCATTCATCCTGTCTTACGCACTGAACCTGCCCCTTGAGATCATGGCAGGAATGGTGCTTCTCGGAGCATGCCCCGGTGGAACTGCATCAAACGTGATCTGTTATCTCGCAAAAGGAGATGTAGCACTGTCCATCACACTCACATTGGTATCAACACTGCTTGCTTTCATCCTGACGCCTGCACTCACCTGGCTTTACATAGGACAGGCAGTGCCCGTAGAAGTTGGAAGCATGATGCTGAGCATCGTAAAAATAGTACTCGTGCCCGTGGCACTGGGAATTATCCTGAACACGTTCTTTGACAAACACATCGAACGCTTCAGGCATGCTTTTCCTGCATTATCAGTTGCTACAATCGTTTTCATCATTGCCATAATAATCGCCCTGAACAAAGAAAGTATCCTCGTTGCCGGAAAACTGGTGATAGTTGCAGTAATCCTTCACAATGGATTCGGGCTTGCCAGTGGATACCTGCTTTCAAAGACACTGGGACTTGACGAGAAGGATGCAAGGACAATCGCAATCGAGGTTGGAATGCAGAATTCCGGATTGAGCGTTGCACTTGCTGTGAAGTATTTCTCTGCACTTGCGGCTCTGCCGGGTGCTTTGTTTAGTATATGGCATAATATTATGGGTTCTGCTCTTGCTGCATACTGGTCATCTGACAATGACAAAACAGGTTTATAG
- a CDS encoding carbohydrate kinase family protein, which produces MDRAITVVGHAAIDLLFDVENIAVHNESHPIIDYNQYYGGGAANIAVAIAILGGNAQLMSAVGGDFASSGYEAEFEKYGVDLSLLYRFPEEKSTRAFVFTDQEHHQSTYFHWGASIKLKELDPPEVDFVHLATSDSTYNARIAKKAKFVSFDPGQDLVTYSRENLESILENTNILFTNKHEIQRVCDMTGKSMDDILSMIETVVVTYDASGSKIYNKGTEVTIPVVTVKALDPTGAGDAYRAGFLLAYTRGYPLEVCGKIGSTVASFAVQSIGCQTDLPTWDVMKARYEENFGKLELPA; this is translated from the coding sequence ATGGACCGGGCAATCACTGTTGTAGGACATGCAGCTATTGATCTTCTTTTTGATGTTGAGAATATTGCAGTCCACAATGAATCCCATCCTATTATCGATTACAACCAGTACTATGGAGGCGGAGCTGCCAATATTGCAGTTGCAATAGCAATACTTGGTGGAAATGCTCAGCTTATGTCTGCAGTCGGAGGAGATTTTGCTTCCTCAGGATACGAGGCTGAATTTGAGAAGTACGGCGTTGACCTGTCACTTCTCTACAGGTTCCCTGAAGAGAAAAGCACAAGAGCATTCGTTTTTACAGACCAGGAGCATCACCAGAGTACATATTTCCACTGGGGAGCATCCATTAAGCTTAAGGAACTTGACCCTCCGGAAGTTGATTTCGTACATCTTGCAACATCAGATTCAACATACAACGCAAGGATTGCTAAAAAAGCAAAGTTCGTTTCCTTCGATCCGGGACAGGACCTTGTGACTTATTCAAGGGAAAACCTTGAAAGCATCCTTGAAAACACCAACATTCTCTTTACAAACAAGCACGAGATACAGCGTGTCTGTGACATGACCGGAAAATCAATGGATGATATTCTCAGCATGATCGAGACCGTGGTTGTTACTTATGATGCAAGCGGCAGTAAAATTTACAACAAAGGAACAGAGGTAACAATACCTGTGGTTACCGTGAAAGCACTTGACCCGACCGGTGCAGGTGACGCTTACAGAGCCGGATTCCTTCTTGCATACACACGTGGCTACCCGCTGGAAGTATGTGGTAAGATCGGTTCTACAGTTGCTTCTTTCGCTGTTCAGAGCATCGGATGCCAGACCGACCTTCCGACATGGGATGTCATGAAGGCACGTTATGAAGAGAATTTCGGCAAACTTGAACTTCCGGCTTAA